The following coding sequences lie in one Cryptococcus gattii WM276 chromosome L, complete sequence genomic window:
- a CDS encoding uncharacterized protein (Similar to TIGR gene model, INSD accession AAW44932.1) translates to MVKKFVVDKPLLELNGTLGEGCVWDTRTQRLYFVDIDQYKLFTYEPSSGKYGYETFDKKVTALASLEGGEGLIAAVEDGFAYVSFDSLPFPPTFSKQSLISIPSGVSLNSKEKRFNDGAVDPAGRFLAGTLGFEHGSKNGKMYSLQAEKDESYSAPLILDGITCTNGMGWTEDAKIVYFTDSWIKEIAKFDYDITTGKLSNRRVFSKIEGYGEPDGMCMDSEGGIWTCRWASGKILRLTPDGEIDVEIDFPTAWHITCCVFGGKSSTWHRVSSDAHPPLGENLDELYVTSAASDYIGDNLPDRKNGGDLFVVKGLGIKGVERGRFKGSIPK, encoded by the exons ATGGTCAAGAAGTTTGTCGTCGACAAGCCCCTCCTCGAGCTTAACGGTACTCTGGGCGAAG GTTGCGTTTGGGACACCAGGACTCAGCGTCTCTATTTCGTCGACATTGATCAGTATAAGCTCTTTACCTACGAACCATCTTCTGGCAAGTATGGATATGAGACATTTGACAAGAAGGTAACTGCTCTGGCGTCTCTGGAGGGTGGAGAGGGT CTAATTGCTGCCGTTGAAGATGGCTTCGCCTACGTTTCCTTTGACAGCCTCCCCTTCCCACCGACTTTCTCCAAGCAGTCGCTTATCTCCATCCCTTCTGGCGTAAGTCTGAACTCCAAGGAGAAGCGGTTCAACGATGGAGCTGTAGACCCTGCCGGACGCTTTTTGGCCGGTACATTGGGATTCGAGCATGGCAGCAAGAATGGGAAGATGTACTCTCTGCAAGCGGAGAAAGATGAGAGCTATAGCGCTCCACTGATTTTAGATGGGATCACCTGTACGAATGGCATGGGATGGACGGAAGACGCAAAGATTGT CTACTTCACGGACAGCTGGATCAAAGAGATTGCGAAGTTTGACTACGACATT ACCACGGGGAAGCTCAGTAACCGCCGAGTGTTCTCCAAAATTGAGGGCTACGGTGAACCTGATGGCATGTGCATGGATTCTGAAGGCGGAATCTGGACATGTCGGTGGGCTTCAGGAAAGATCTTGCGTCTTACGCCTGATGGCGAGATCGATGTCGAGATTGACTTCCCTACTGCTTGGCATATTACTTGTTGCGTCTTTGGCGGTAAGTCGAGTACATGGCATCGGGTCAGTAGTGATGCTCATCCTCCCTTAGGGGAAAACCTTGATGAGCTCTATGTTACTTCAGCCGCCTCTGACTACATCGGCGATAACCTTCCCGACCGTAAGAACGGAGGCGATTTGTTCGTTGTGAAGGGCCTTGGAATCAAGGGAGTTGAGCGAGGCAGGTTCAAGGGTAGCATTCCCAAATAG